CTCAATGTATGGCTGGGAGGGTGGAACAGAGAAACCCGCCAGGGGCggggcccacctaaaaaatgcACTGGATGAGGTGCCCGCAGTCGGGGCCTCATCCAAGCCTAAGCGTGCCAGAGCCATACGGACCACTGGCTTAACTGTCGCTGAGCAGGACTCTGAGCCTGCCCCGGACCCACTTCCTGACTGCTAGGGAACAGATGTCAGAAGCGTGGGAGGAGGCTACTAGCTCTCCCTGTCCAGGCCGGTCCTCACAGAACTGGCTACAGGAAGCCCTCGTAGACAGGGCATCCTCATCCCATCCCAGTGGGGTAGGTGTCATAGCCTGCGGGCTGTCATTCTGGGTTGCGTTCACCCTGCCTGGCTGAAGGTTAAGGAGCAGCGCTTTAATCTCAGCAAACTCTGATGTTAGCGTGTCGACCTTAGTTGCCAAACAGTCCACTTTCCTTGCCTTTTTTGTAGGTGAGGCCCCCTCAGGTGGGGCGCGCCTCCGCCAACTCCGTGCATTTGAAGGTACACCCGATAGGGGCAACTGGCACTCGAGCTGCTCTTCTAGCTCAGCTAGTCGAGCTATCTTCAGCTCCCGTGGCATAAAGCTACAATTCATGCACTGACTGTCGGACAGCCCCCTCCCTCAGGTGTACAACACCGAGCATGTGGGGCATTCATCATGGCCATACAGTAGCTAGCAGTGGAGCCATGCAGGCACGGCAAACATGCTCTCCTAACATGGTGATGCTGATATTATAATAATTCTTAGTAttaattttatactcttatattaatttaattaattaatgtagtTATCTACttatataatgtgtttactTAGTTATGCAAATCATTGGTTACACTGGAGTGAAAGCACTCTCTagtaacagagagaaagaaattacATCAATTTGCTTAACAGCAACTGTCTCAGTAACTAGACACTAGCTTTGAACTAGGACTGTTATTATACAAAAGACACGGAAGATAATAACTTCCCCTTTAACAGCAGCCACAAAATAAGTTAACCCACAAGCGAAATCACTTACTGGGGAGCGGTCGCTCTATCTATCAACAAAGGAGATGTCTGCTTAACGAGCGAAATCACTCGCTGCTGAGcaatacacactgtaaaaggaaaTGAATTAGCCGACAAACAGCCCAACGGGGCTCGTTGTCCGACGGAGGCTTCGCCGATACTGTAGCGCAAACACTTAGCTCGGCGGCAATAAACAATAGAGGAGACCGAAAACAGACTCCTATCAACAAACGTAACTTAAACTCTAACGACGGGAGGATATACTCACCTTGTTATCCTAGCTCACCTGTCGTTAGCCTCGCTGAATTTAACCGGCGaaaacaccggtgttacagCGTCTAAAGTGTTAGAGTGTAGCCGTGATTAACTAATCGCAGCCCTTGGAGGACGAAAACCGTAGCTCCAACCATGCGGTTGCAGGGCTTCCAGCGAAAAGTCAACGGCTTATCTTTTTAATCAACCTGCATTCGCGGATTACCTGCCGCGAGAAGATTCAAgggacatctctgatgatgacgtgggtttatataaactacgtcatccAGGTCACATGTGACATTGTTGATAATAATACTCGACCTGCGCGTGCGCGAGATGGataacatccagtgttaaaacactgcctctggcagtcagGAAGAACAAAATGGAACTCCTACGGCTgaaatcaaaaccaaaacaaacaatgcaTCTGAGGCAGAGTTGCACAACACAAGTGGGTTGATTGGATTTTCTTCTtggcaatagtagtagtaaatgTACAGAGATGTCAGATTGGTCTGGTCTGGGATCCTGAGGGTAAGAAAAGAATGAGAAAACCCTGAATAAAGTCAACTTATACGGATTTTGACATCTAACAATAcatacaaataaagtaaaaagacAGTCCCGGACAACTAGGCATTGCTTCTGGTTCGTCAGTATCATTGGCTGTTGAGAAGTTTTGATCTGAGCATACCTTCTGCCTCTAAGAAAAGCATGTTATTGACTATAAATATGAAACACTGAAGGCAACTTGCTAcctagaataaaaacaaattcagaAATAATTAACCCAAGGAGGTACAAATAAGTAGCTCTAACACTTTTCTGCTCACGCTTCCACAAAGAGGCCACATTGTTATCCAtttcttaaaaatattttaccCCTAATCCACTTATGTAAACTCTCCTGGAAGTTTTGGTTATATATTCAGTGATCTTTGGTGTTTCACACTCACATCTCAGCACATGCATGCACGGAGCTACTTCATGTAAAACAGGTATGTTACAGATAAATCTTGCATGTAATTTAATATCACTGATTTTGCCTTTGTTAAAGGAAAACTTTATTgttaaaaatactttgtttcaGGGTATTTTTTAGGGCGTTTATTGATAGATTTCTTACCCAGAGTGATTTAGAAAGCTATTTTTTCCTTTCAGGTTAAAGATGAACCCCCACGGAAATGCAACTTTCCTTCTCTTATTATCCATCGTGTTCTTGTCATGGAGAATTTGTCATGGAGGGAAGATTTTGATCATTCCTTTGGAGGGAAGCCACTGGGTAAACATGGACATCATGATCCAAGCTCTCGACTCTCAAGGACACTCTGTTGACGTGGTACGAACCGACAAAAGCTGGTACATCCAGGATGACTCTCCGCACTACAAGGCAATCACAGTTCCTGTCACTGAAGCCTTTAATCACGACTTCATTAAACCGAtcatgaaaaacatcatggataTAGTGAGGGAAGAGAGCTCGTTTTGGAGCTTTGTGAGTCTTAAGGCTGAGATATTTAGCACGTTGTTTGACATACATAGAATAATGTGCAAAATGGCTACCAACATGTTTAAAGATAAAGACTTGAATGGATAGATTAAAGGAAAGTAACTACGACCTGGTTCTTACTGATCCGGGATGGGGTGCAGGTATTTTGTTGGCTCACGCTCTTAAGTTACCTCTAGTGTATAATGCGCGGTGGATAACTAGCGGAGAGGGACATATGGCTTTAGCACCTACTCCTATATCTTATATCCCAATGACCGGCTCAGGACTGACAGACAAAATGACTTTCACAGAAAGAgttaaaatctaattttcttCCTCATTTTGTACGCTCAGGATGAGTTTTTAATCCGTCCTCAGTATCAAGCTGTTTGTGATCACTTCTTTGGCCCAGAAATCAGATACAGTGACTTACTACAGGGAGCAGACCTGTGGCTGATGAGAGTGGACTTTGTGTTTGAGTTCCCTCGGCCCACTATGCCTAATGTTGTCTATATTGGCGGGTTCCAGTGTAAACCTGCCAAACCTCTTCCTGAACACCTGGAAGTGTTTGTGCAGAGTTCTGGAGAGCACGGGGTCATCATCATGTCTCTGGGGACTTTGGTGAATGAACTTCCGGCTGATATAACAAATGAGATCGCTGCAGCTTTTGCTAAATTACCCCAGAAAGTCATTTGGAGGCATAAAGGTGCCAGACCAGCCACTCTGGGCAACAACACTTTAATAGTAGACTGGATGCCACAGAATGACCTCCTAGGACATCCCAAGATGAAACTGTTTGTGGCTCATGGAGGAACAAACGGCGTCCAAGAAGCAATCTACCACGGAGTCCCAGTTGTGGGTCTGCCCTTGTTTTTCGACCAACACGACAACCTGCTGCGTCTGAAAGACAGAGGAGCGGCCAAGGTTCTCACCTTAGCTGCAGTGGACAAAGACAACAACTTCCTGAAGGCCATACAGGAAGTCCTGAATGAGCCCTCCTATAGGATGAACATGCAGAGACTCTCCAGGCTGCACAGAGATCTGCCAATGAAGCCGCTGGATACCGCCCTCTTCTGGATAGACTTTGTTATCAGACACAAAGGTGCAGCTCACCTGAAAGCTGAGGCCTACAGACTGCCCTGGTATACCTACCACtctgttgatgtgtttttgttcctgGCTGGAGCTGTGCTGCTCGTGCTTTTAACTATTTTCATTTCCATAAGGTGTTTATACACTATAATGTGTAAACGTAAAGTCAAACGGGACTAATCATTCAACGTCGTGTCAAGAgggtaacacgcaaattgcataACTCTCAcgaagatggttaaggttaggcattgactttgaatggttaaggttaggcattgccccttgaatggttaaggttaggcattgactttgaatgttaaggttaggcattgaccttgaatggttaaggttaggcattgacttcgaATGGTTACGGTTATGCATTGACCTTgaacggttaaggttaggcattgacttcgaatggttaaggttaggcattgaccttgaatggttaaggttaggcattgactttgaatggttaaggttatgcattgaccttgaatggttaaggttaggcattgacttcgaATGGTTACGGTTATGCATTGACCTTgaacggttaaggttaggcattgtcttcgaatggttaagtttaggcattgaccttgaatggttaaggttagacattgacctgcaatttgagggttaccttctagacacgacacATCATTCAATGGATATACATTTTGtacaattataaaaaataaaaaaaatacatcagtaaaaaaATGGATTTTATGATTCATATAAGAGATTGATATAAGATTGTTTGACTGTATGCCATATGTCCATATATTCTGACAGTTACCAAGCAATGGTATtattctgtatgtttttttaatttgtgtgatCATATTTTAGCAAAGTATTTCTATGAACTAAATGGATGTTGTGACTATTTTCATAACCAACACTACAGGTAAAATACTAAGAATTAATGTAAATGCAGTTGTATGTAATTGGTCCCAGTGGggatatttagatttttatttgacctttgtTCAAGTGCAATCGTGAGATAGCAGGGGCTCATGGGAACAATGAACGAGCCCTCCTACAAGATACAGTGATTACTTTTCTCCCTCTTGTGCTTTTCAGATTTGTGTGTCTTGAGAAATgcttgaaaagaaaaacaaataaaaaatgacaagaCACTGAACTCTGTCCTGCTTGTACTGCAAAAATATTATTCATAATCAGGAATTTGTTTAAACAGGCCAACCCCTTCCAAGAAAGGGCAGGGTTTAAAAAACAGTGTGACACAATCCAGGTTCAGGTTTAGCAGGCACAGCAAGAACTTAGAAATGCTGATTAGAAGTTAaatctgcagtaggcagaatgtttttggcaaaaTTGGGCAAACaattcataataacctttcagcatattgtaattcaagtgttctgagagaaaactagacttctgcacctcctcagggctctgttttcaagctttaaaaaaatcaagcttgtgacgggagactctggccaatcacagatcatttcagagagagagagagagcgttcctattggctgttcattcaacggaggcagctgtcaatcactcgcaaactccgatcaaacggataaagtaggcagcgctgatcatataggaattcatattctgttactgtaatgcctttatTTTTTGCCTCAAATTGTAGTGCCGCCCACCCCATATATAGGGCAGATGAGGTGGTTTGGCAACTTTAAAAAGGGATGTtgaagaaccaggttgataagCAGGAGTagtacaaaaaacaacatttattaacaaaaaaagtttactGAAACAAAGGGCAAAAATTAAACCTGGgaaatttaacaaaaatacatttaaaactgaatcAAAAGAACACCAAACAAAAGCTCAGAGTAAGCTGCCTCCTCCTTTTTCTGTCCCCCTTACTCCAGTGAATGAGATTGTATCTTCTCAGCCTCACCTAACTGGAACCTACCACCTGACCAAGGTAAGTAGAGGGTGAACTAAACTGAACAAGCATCCCAAATTCACACAAAATAATGAACAGACCCTTAATACAAGATCTCTAAGTTGCAAGCTGACATCTCAATCTATCTATGGGCACCCACACATACCAATGAGCACACCAAACATTATAGAATGTTATTTACTGCAGAACTATCTTACCTATATCAGCTGATCCAACCCTCCATCCCAGGTAGAACAACAACATCCTATGAACCCATAGAACAAACTAAACCAGcttgtgtcatttatacacACTTCTTGACAATAtatcaaataaactgaaacatttgaggtgagaaataggcattacagtaacagaatattgattcatatttgatcagcgctgcctagtttgaccagttcgcgagtgattgacagctgctcagagacggcaaggctccagctcggctctcattggttgttttcacatgatttttttcagattacctgtctcatgcactactgtcagaatatagttttataaaatcactttttttaatcatatttgctccagttctacccactgcagctttaactgagACATGTGCTATCTGATTAGATGTTTGCTTTCAATGCAGGCTGCTAATACTGCAGTCACTCCTTATAAGTAacaattttattacattttcaagcTGAATGGCAGGTATGTAAGGTGACCTCACATATTCAGAAAGAAAAATCACAGTGGAAAACAGTCAACATGGCTCACAGTTATATACAGACGTTGGATATAATTTACAGCAATGCACACTGCTGCTGCCTATTTTTCGATGACAAAGTCGTAACACCATTCTTTTCATCAGCTCCTCCGTTGTATTTcccagaggagctgcagcagtaatgGGAGACGGGAGGAAAGCAGCAGTGACAAATAGATTGGATGCTCCTCTTGATTGGTAGCTCATCAACTGACATGGTTAGTCATTAcagtcactgctgctgctgctgatgagtGGCTTTCTTATCACATAAGGTCATTGAACTCTTTGGTTGAACTTCCATGAGAGGGACAATAGTGAAGGCAGGCGGCTGGCTACTGGATTACTGATTAGACAGTGTTGAATTATTACAAAATGAGAGACAGAGGGTCTGTGTATATGAAGTGCAGTtcttatacattattatattatagatattgtgtaaggcttttttttctgtgtttattcaCATCTGCACTTCATACATTGACCATAATCCCTATACAGGtatattgtataatatataatcttGGATTTAAATTTAATTCTCTTAGCATATGCTTTACATGATGATTGGACAATGGAAACagcaaataataaatgtatctgATTAAATGTAACAAGAGGATACATTTGTTTTCTACAATGATTAATCAGTCAACGCAATTTTCAACACCTGCAGTGTTTATTATTGAAAAGAAACTGTGGTATATTTATGAAGCACTGATTGTTCAAAACGGCAGGAACTCCCACTATTATCATTAAAAGGACTAAATGTAATCTAACTCCTCTGCAACAAAGAAAGGATCCATGTACGAATGTAATGTATGAGGACATTTTGTTATCCTCTTCCTGCTACAGTATATTGCTGTTCAGGTGGACGCTTTCAGAAAAcaacttcattcattcattctaaaTATCAACATTTCCTTACTCTCGTATATGAAAtatgacacagattaaacaaaACAGGGGTGCATCACAGACAGGTGTTTCAGTTATGCATTTAAATTCAAATCGGGAGACCACTGGATCTGGTGGTTCTCCTTTTTGAGCTGGCGTACACACATGCTGGATTCTGTCTTGCAGTTGGATCATCTGTGGTTGAGAAGTTCACAGTTAACTAGTTGGCCCTAAATATTTGTAGGCGTTTGTGCATTTATTCTTAGACTCTTTCTCTTCAAATGTCACAACAGAATTAGCTCTTGTGAGTCAGAGAACATGCTACAAAATGTCGTTCACATCTGTGATGCTGCTCCAAATGAAGATGTGGTTTTCCTGTAAGATGCACTGAACTCACTAACAGAAAAACCTGCTAATCTGAAGTGACAAGGCAGCATTGTACTGTGTAATGACTTCTAagatttattataaatattttattatttttattttcatatagtgCCTTTTTTTAGCGGTGTAAGTAAAGCAAAAACATGCATGCATTTGATGAATGACTCTACTACTTCTCACATTGCCATCTGTGCTTTACTTACTATGTATGAGAATATTACACTATAGTGACACACGTTACAGTACCTTTAGCAGTCAAAATTTGTCTGTGGGCACACATCTGATCAATATCATCGTACTCATCATGATTTTCATCTGTAAGTCAGAAATCAAGGACATCTACTTAACCTTCAATATGCAAAGAAAGCTACTTCTGTAATAGCACAAAGTAGGTTATCACTTACTTGCCATACTGTACGCTCCCTCATAATCATCAGTGATAGACGACTCCTCAGCAACCTCAGCATTCTGATACCTGAGAAAATAGTttcaaatattaatataataataatacacaatacattataaataataataataatggtatgtcttttttattaagaATTGTAGACAACACAAAAGGTGAAACATTTATTCAGATAAAATTCAAGTTTATATATTTCAGAACAGAAGTCAATTTCATCTACCAAATTGTTATTTCTTATGTGGtttaaatgacacatttataataAATCACATCTTACTGTGTGTAAAAGTGACACtgaaataataatttgtattaaaatgaatttgtgttcttactcttcttcctcctcctccatgctaAAAGAGTCTCCtgataattgaaaaaaagtaaaatatataaaaaaagagaaacaaatcgGTTAATTGTTTTCCATTATCATTTTATATCtgagtatacagtatgtcattctAATCAACAATTAATTATAACTGTTTTATATAGCAATTTTGGATGACCACATGATTTCATTTTCCATATATTTTAGGTTTTGATCCACAGACAGttggcaaaaacacaaaatgtaaaaacaaataaggaGGTGTCTCTAATGTTTTATACATCCTGGGAGAGGGATTGATGCATCTAAACAGACCAGGATGGAGATAgattatgttttctttccaaGTCATCATAGGTAATTGTATTACAGACTCCCCAGAGTATGCCTTTACTGTAAATCCATTTTCAACATACCGTCTTGTGCTTCCAaatcctctccctctgtctgcaCCTGCTGTTCCTCCGCCATGTCTGCAATTAGCCTGCTGACTCGCCGCACTGTAAGAAAACACAACTCAAGCCCTTTAATCAACTCTGCATTGGCAGATTCAGTCGTGTATCCAGTATGTTTTAGTTTACTGTAGACATCCTTCATGTAATAAAATGTCTTAGAGCACAAATCACTGAACAGCAATGAACAATTAAAACCAAATGACTCTTATCTTATACTCATAGGTTTGGGAATGTTCTTAAATTCACCAGCATTAAGTGAGACTGGGTCAAATGTTAAACTCACCATGGATTGCATGAGCCTGAGCCCgctgaaataagaaaaaaactaatttaaaagtgaaaaaaagcctgcatactgtatgttcaaaTTCATAATGTGGTTAGTTTGACAAGCCAGTGTCATACAGAATAGAAGTTTCATCTGAATACCAATAATAGGTCTTTTTTTTAGTGTGTCAGTCAATGATAAtactacagtacatactacaaaATATGAACTCTAAAAATGAGTGATTTTCCTTTTGATTTCCCTCCAGTCATCTGACCTCTTTTGTTGATCCACCACAGACACAGACCCAGTAACAACATCAGGGTTATCGGTCCACAAAAGACACTCACTAGGAGGACCAAACTTCCTGgaaagcaaaaacacacatggtGGACATCACTATGTTATGTTTCAAAGGACTTTTAACATTGAAGCaccatcaaaaacaaacaaaatcctttttttactgcattttgTAACCTTAAACATTAGAAACACTCACTTTGACCTCGAGTGACACCGCATTATTTCCATGGAGGGTTCTCTCGTGCTCTTGGATGCATTTCGATGGCAGCACCACGCAGCTGTAACGGCCTGAATCCCTCGTGACGGCACCTTGGATGGTGAAAGTTGCCTCCATCCGGGTCACATTAAATGCTTGCACTTGGAGGATGGTCTCGTCCCTCCTCAGGTAAGAGTGGATGAGTTGACATTCGCCGAGTGTTTGCAGGGTGTCAGAAACAGTACACCTGAACGCAACATCGTCTCCCTCGGTAACAGCGGATGGCCCAGCTACTGAAATATCTGCAGGGAGAAAATTGGCTGCGTGGCAGGAAGGACGAAATGAGTGGATAGAAATAACGCTGACATATAATGCTTTCATTAATATTAACAAATCCTTACATATAACCAGAATCTGAATGACGTTGAGTCCTCTCTGGGCTACTTTGGAAAGCGAATCATTGTTTATGGAGTAAACACCAGCTGTAGTTTCCACTGTGATGAAGACCAACTCTGCGTATGATGAAGATGGTGTCATCTTGATCCCGCTTCTGCTTCGTTTTCTCGATACAAAGGTCACCGTtacacaaataaacataaaccgTGATCTGCTCCTTGAGCCCAAATGTGCTGCAGGTCACGTAAAGGTCACTGTTCTCGCTTATAGTTTTCTGTTGGACCAGGATCTTTGCAGGAATAACATCTGGTTGTTGAAAAAGAGACAGAGGTAATACTTCATTTTagaaatttcatggtaattaggtgaaaattaacaagtaacctatttgaaatttctttggaattactgccaaattaccccaatatttatctaaaaatttatcgaaaattactttgtttggctgtcttgacttgggacttgactctggacttttattattattattttatatctattataaatattatttaataattatattccgctgtttccca
Above is a genomic segment from Sebastes umbrosus isolate fSebUmb1 chromosome 2, fSebUmb1.pri, whole genome shotgun sequence containing:
- the LOC119481454 gene encoding LOW QUALITY PROTEIN: UDP-glucuronosyltransferase 2A2-like (The sequence of the model RefSeq protein was modified relative to this genomic sequence to represent the inferred CDS: deleted 2 bases in 1 codon) — encoded protein: MALAPTPISYIPMTGSGLTDKMTFTERVKLIFFLILYAQDEFLIRPQYQAVCDHFFGPEIRYSDLLQGADLWLMRVDFVFEFPRPTMPNVVYIGGFQCKPAKPLPEHLEVFVQSSGEHGVIIMSLGTLVNELPADITNEIAAAFAKLPQKVIWRHKGARPATLGNNTLIVDWMPQNDLLGHPKMKLFVAHGGTNGVQEAIYHGVPVVGLPLFFDQHDNLLRLKDRGAAKVLTLAAVDKDNNFLKAIQEVLNEPSYRMNMQRLSRLHRDLPMKPLDTALFWIDFVIRHKGAAHLKAEAYRLPWYTYHSVDVFLFLAGAVLLVLLTIFISIRCLYTIMCKRKVKRD